In the Telopea speciosissima isolate NSW1024214 ecotype Mountain lineage chromosome 6, Tspe_v1, whole genome shotgun sequence genome, GGTTTTAATTACATTTAACTTATGGATGGAAGGAATTCTAGGAGATTTGATAGCAAAAAGAGATTCCCTAGACAGATCTTCAATATGGTGTTGAGAGATCTTAGAGATGTGAGTCCGAATTTGATGGGTTCGGTGATATCAGTGGCAGATCTTTCGTGCTCTAGACGATTGGGTCTGCTAATCCTTCCGTGTCCTTCTATGATTATCTCTGAAATATTCTGGTGCAAACTAGAATAGGATTGGATAAAGTTAAATGTTAACGGGTGCTCCTTAGGGAATTCTGGTATTTTAATACAAAttgatcttttagcaaaaaaagaaaaaaattgatttgggCAACTCAGACCACCATTCTTATTTTCCTTTCGATCTTCTTATTCATACAAggtagggaaaaaaaattataagtaCTCTAGAATTCTTACCGTGTCTGATCATGTAAATGTGTCCAGCTGCTCTAGGGTTGAAGAAGCTGAGGAAAAAGGTCTTGAAATGGAGAAAAGATTGGGGGTTTTCATCCTAGGCGAGAATAAGTATGTGTTGGAATTATTGAAAAGGGAAGAATTAACAGAATGGACGGGGAACTGAACCATCAAATTCTTTGGAGAGAGGTATTACAATTGTTGGGAGTGGAGAGAAACAATGCAAACCATTATTGTTGAATGCAAAATCAAGATCAGGACATTCTCATTCCATTGTGTGATCTCTAGATGGCAATTTCCTATACTCCTACCTCAAGGGTGCATGTTGTTTGAAGGATCATCACTCCCTCTGTTGGTTTATGTATGTACACTGTGTTTGGGGTAGATGTGGAGTAGggtatggagttttttttttttttttctctctctctctcttggttcagTAAATATCACTATAGTAAATTGTTGAAAATTCATACTGACCATATCCATGCACTCCAAATTTTCAATATCATGATTTAACTCAGCTCAGAATAGAACTAATAACAAAAAATACATAAGATCCCTACAACTTTGTTTTACAAAACAAAACTTTAATCATTGTCATCATAATTCTTGATGAATATAGAGAGAATGTTCATATCCTCAACTTTCAAATCACCAAATTCAGCAATTCCAGCTCAAGTGAGGTaactgaaaggaaaaaaaaaaaaaaaaaaggaaaaatctcaATCAATTATCAAGAATAATAAGGTCCATCAAACAACCACTGCAACGAAGAAAACCTGTCAGCaatgtcaaggagaagaaatttGAGAGGTTTTTCATCTTAAGCTCACGATTTAAATCCAATTCACCATGCCCACGTGATCAAATCAGCAAAACCCGGTAAATATATAAACCAAAtccagaaaaaaagaaaaaaaaaaaaaaaagacatcatCATTGCAAGAAAATGATCCCATTAAATAAACATAAACAAAGCAGCATAAACTTAAGAGGGAAGAAACAGAAAGAATACATAAAGTCAAAAGCACCCACAGCGATCTGAAATAATAGAAATGGATTTCCATCCCCAAAAAACACAGATTTATTggggaacaaaaaaaatcccaaatgagAATAGTAAGCATTGAAAAGGATTTGAAGTTCTTACAGATTTGAAGCGGCCTAAACTGAAACTCTGAAATGCAAAGAAGAGAGTCGATTTATATGTTCCCAAAATAGAATAGCTATTCGAGTCTGGAGAGATGTTTTCTTGTTCTGCGGGGCAGTTTTTGGAATAAATGTAAGCGTGTGGGCCAGGCCTTCCTGGATTCATTGGAAGGTAACCAGCATGGCCCACGGTAGGATGAAAACTTCATCGTATTCATATTAAAggtaagggaagcagttttctgtatgggagtgtggcttatgccagcactcccatgtgtgtatctctttcctccttaaaacaagggggcaaaggtgtcttttcacatgggaaagagagatagactcatggaagtactggcgtaggccacacacCCGGACAAAGAACTTTTTTCCTAAAGGTAATAcacgattaaaaaaaaaaagagaaaattacatgcaccccctcCCCCCAGATATTTGTAACAATATCAAACCACCCCAACTAGTTTAACTTGTTACGTGCACCCACCTGAATTTTGGACAACTTACAAATAAGCCCTTATCGTCAACTCTAAAACTATAGTTGTAGTTAAACTTTTCTAAAatcctattttacccttaaaattttcccatggaccattttacccttatgagacATAAGGGTAAGCCCTAACCCTTCTCCCATCTTCTGAACTTATGCCTTTCTTCTCGAAAGAACTACGTAGAGGACAATTCATCGTCGGAGTTGATGTTGTTGTGTGAAATCATCGTCGGAGCTGTTGTTGCTTCTTGAATTCATCGCTGgagctgctgttgctgcttgAAATCATTGCCGGTAgcttgctgttgctgctgctaatGCTATTGTAGAGAGAAAATCGAAGCTGTTATAAATCCCCAAACCGTGCACTGCTCCACTTTTCTCTCCGACAGATCCATCTTCTCTCCGGCAATCTTCGAGGACATTTGGCCCTTTAAAGTAACTTTTCCCCCTTCAATCCATTACTAATTTGTCATGTTCTGTATAATGTAATCAAAATCTAAATTTATTGTTAAATTTGTGCTAGAGTTTGTCTAATTAGATTTAGTTTAGATTAATTCTTGACAATAGATTTGATCTTGTAATTCATTTTGATTTATACATATAGTATAGTATAAATCCATCCCCAAACCGTGTTGTACGTTCcattttgattgctaatttcaCAAAGATTCTGCACATCTCTCCCCATCTCTGTTCTATTTTGGTTCTGCTTGCTCTATATAATCAGTCACTCTGTGATATCTTCTCCCCACTCATGGGAAGCATGAACATGAAGGTGCACCAGCTCACACGTGGGTTCTGGGATCATGAATCCTCCCTCACACTTGGTTGCAAGTGTCTCAGACCCCTTGATCCCAAGCTTACTTCTACAACTGCTACTACTAAtattactactactaccacTACTAGTGCTGATCACACCATCCCTTCCCTTGATATCAAGAGCTTCATCAAGTCAGATAATGATCCTCGAAAAGTAGGATCcaatgaagagaagagagaccCTTCTCAGGTATAAATAGAAACTAGAGAGCTCTAAAAACTATCTTTACTTCTTGTCTTGTATCTGAAACTCAAAAATTGGTTTGAGctcttttgttaaaaaaaagaTATGATTTCTGAAGAATACAGTGTTATATCACATTTATTTCAGTTATTCATCATTTATATAGTTCAACTTGAATGCCACACTTGGATGTAAACAGTTTGGGAGTTCCAAAGTAACAAAATCTTTATATTTTGGTAATTGAAACCTTACAGTTGCTTTCCATGTCTAATAATCTCTTGCCAAATATCTCATGAATTTGATTATGTTTAAGCTTATGATATTGAATAAGAGTTTATGTATATTAATTTTCTCTATCATTATGATCTTTTTCAGCTGCTCTCAAATCATGAATGTAAGGTGTGCTATTGTATTTCATTGGGAGAATaaagtgttcagaaaatatgttgACCCAGACTTGTATGGGTACTTGGACATGATTTTTGACATCTACAATTCAGTCATTAACCATGTACCTGTAGGCCATAATGTAACCTTCAAAGTCAGATGTGAAATGGCTGATGGAGTGGTCAAAATGGCAACAGATGACTGTGCTATGTATGAGTTGTTTGAGTTGACTAGGAAGGATGGTGTCAATTTACATGTATATGATCTTGAAACTAGCCCTGGTCAAATGGACAAGTATACAATCAACAACTTCCCTAATGGGATTGTTCATAGAAAAAATTTAACTGAGGACAAGGCTATATTTGATTCCATAGTTGATGGTACACAGCTTGAGAGGAGTCAGACTAGAGATGTACCAAGAAGGCCAAAGCAGAGTGCTATAAGGGGTGATGCTGTTTGTCGGGTATCGACTAGTGCTAATAGCAGTGGTAGTGGATCTACTGGGAGTGCTAATGCTAATGCTACTGCATCTAGTAGAGGTAAAGCTAGTGCTAATGCTAATGCTATAGTCTTCACTGGAAGAGCTACAAATACAGGTTTAGCCACAACTAagagcttgaagaagacttctgaTGTGTAGCGGGCAAGTAGTAGTAGACTGAGATCAAGTCCTAATGATTTGAGAGCAGTTAGCCAGAGTGTTGCACAATCAGAGGAACCTATGCATAGTTCAGGTCCATCCTCAGGTCCATCCAGTAGTGATGAAGATTGGAGAAACCaaagtggtgatgatgatgagccAAGTGATGATGAAAGTGAAATGGCTAACAGTGAAGGTGATGCAGCTGATTTTGAAACACAAGAGTGATAGAAATAGTAAGAAGAGTTTTGATGATATTATTTCTCAGTGAATTTGAAGATGTTGTTTCTAATAACTTTAGGAGAGTAActttgggaaaagaaaaaaattttaatgatGTGTATCACTTCAGGTCTGTCCTACAGGACTTTGTGATTCAAGAGGGATTTGAGAGGTTGTTTGTGAAAAATGAAAGCTACAAAGTCAATGTTGTATGTAAAGTAATTGGATGTACTTGGAGACTGTATGCTTCCCATGTTTCAATGACCAACACTGCTGACAAGACTTTTATGATAAAATCTTATATTCCAACACATACATGCATTAGGAGAACAAAACACAAGAATATTACATCAAAATGGATAGCAGGAAAATTTGCAAATCAGGTTAAGACTGATCCAGACATAAATGTGAAGACAATGAAGGCAGTTTTGGGTTCAACAAGAATTCAAGTCTCTTCTATGAAGATGTACAGGACACGCAATATTGCTGTAGAAATTAATCAAGGTAGCTTTGCACAGTCATATGCACTCTTACCTGAGTATACTGATTGGTCTTGAAGAACATGCCTGGTAGTATAGTCAGGCTACGTTATAATGATAGATAAGACATGTCACAACCTCCAGTGTTTAAGAGGTTGTTTGTATCATTTCATGCATGCACTGAAGGTTTCAAGAAGGGATGCAGACCATTCATTGGTATTAATGGATGTCATCTCAAGGGAAAGTATGGTGGTGTTCTACTATCAGTCATTTCTGTTGATAAGAATAATGCCTTGTTCCCCATTGCATTTGGAATAGTGGAAGTAGAATGCAAAAATAGttggctctttttccttgaatgtTTAAATGACGGACTTGGAGATGCCAGTCATGATCAATCTCTGACTTTTATATCAGACAAACAGAAGGTACTCTATTATTTGCATATGTTGTTTATTTGCCAACAAGCATTATGTTTTGGTAATACTGACAATTTGATTATGTTGTGTAGAGACTATTTGATGCAATTGGTATGATCTTCCCATATGCTCAATAGAGATGTTGCAGCAGACATCTAtatcaaaatttcagaaaactttttcctgGTCCAGTTTTGAAGCAGTATTTTTTGTCAGCATCAAGAGCCTATATTGCCATCCAGTTTGAGAGTGAGGTGAATTTTATTAGAGAGCTTAATAATGAAGCTTATCAGTGGTTGATTAAGAATCCCTTAAGCATGTGGGCTAGGCATGCATTTGATGATAGAGCAAAGAGTGACCATGTCACTAATAACTTGTCTGAATCTTTTAACCAATGGATAGCAGAATTAAGGTACATGCCTATTCTTACCTTAGTTGACCAGCTAAgagtgaagatgatgaagagattGTATAGAATGTATAAGAAAGGCTATGATTATGACATTCATGGTATAGTCACAACAAATATGAAGATAAAGTTGGACATGGTGCAACAAAAGGCAAGGGAATGCATTGTTCATCCATCTAGTCCACATACTTTTGAGGTGCAAGATATGTTTCAAGGTCGGTTCGTGGTTAATTTGGTAGCTCACACTTGTACCCATAAAATATAGAATTCTACTGGGCTGCCATGTAAACATGCAGCAACAGCTGTTACTTTCATGAAAGGAACAACAAAACAATATTGTGATACATTTTATAGTGTGAAGACATATATGGATGTTTATAGTGGGATGATCCAACCACTTCCTGATTTATCTGAATTGAAACCAATTGATCCTACCAAGCTAGTACAACCTCTAATTCTTAAAAGAAGACCAGGAAAATCTCATACAAGTAGGAAGAAGGATGGTGATGAGGTGAACAATCTGAGATCAAAGCCTATGATATGTAGCAACTGCAAGCAATCAGGTCACAACAAGAGAAAATGCCAGTTAGCTCCAGTCAAGGGCACTGGAACTTCTACCAGTCAGGGAGATGGTATGAAGGTATATAACCTATATGCCTAATTCAGTAATTTATTGACTGTTTCATGGAAATGCATTactaattctttctttcttatgttgTATGCCATTCATATATAGAGAAAGAAGGTGAATGAGGGCCAAGATGGCACCTGCAACTCTCAAAGAATTACCAGATCACATGCATCTACAGCTATGACACAAGAGAGTATATAGGAAAGGACTGTGGCCAAATTGAACAAGAAGTATGCACGTAGGAATGAACAAAGGGTAGCAGCTAGGAAGATGGGCAACTGAGGAGATGGGTACAGAGATGTAGCTAGTTAGGAATTTAGAGGGTATTGAGAGGGTGTTTAGGACTTGAAACAGTGAATGTATTTGATGGGTTTGAATTATGACAAGTAATATTTGTGTGGATATTTATGGCATGATAGGTTTGAATTTGAACAAGTAATACTTGTGTGGAGGTTTATGGCATgatgggtttgaatttgaacaaGTAATTTGTATTGTGCTGATGGTAATTATTGTGGTTGATGATGGTAGTATAATACAGGTCTGTAATATTATCTTATACATGAGTAAATGTTGTCCATTTGAACACTTAGTTAGAATATTCATGTGGAATTAGGTACTCCATACAGGTTTGTACTACAGTCATATATATGTCGAAATGCTGTCTGTTTAAAAATAAATGTTCATATACGCAAATCTAAAAGAATTAAAACCATTTCAGTAGTACTACATTTTGGTCACATTCAAATTAAAAGTACAAACCTTATAACTTAATTTTGACAGTTTAAACAACAAACAACGGTACAAAGACACCACAAACTTGCTTTCCTAACTCTATTTGTTAATAAATAGTACAAAGACCAACACAACCAAAGTTGTTACTACAAGCTTCAGTATTCCAACAGAGttctccaattccttcaatCCTTCCTTCACACCACGCATCTCTTCCCCACTCTGTCTATCTTCTTGACTTCTTTTACCTACAACCTCATGTGGATGGTCTCTAGGTGTGGCCAAtactggtggtggtggcagtgatCCATTTATTGGGTCTCGCCATTTGAAGAATCCACATCCATTAGGTGCATCTTTGCAGCAGTAGTACAACTTGTTCTTGTTTTGTGCAGACTTTGATATCCTCACTAATGCCCTTCGTTGACATCTACATTGTATGTTCAAATACAATGTTGAACCTTGGTTGCTCTCATTCACACTCGATGTTGACATTTTTACCTACAAGAACAAACATGTTTGATCAGAAAAACTAGCAAGTGATTGCTTCTGGATAACTCATTTTGATTAGCCAGACTACTCTTTGAAACCATGTTCAGAAAGTTCTACTTAgcatgaaaaatgaaaatacatGCTCTGCTCCCATATTAGTTTTGTTTTCAATAAGCTAGTTTTCAAAAAGCTCACATGAAAAATTGACATAACAAAATCCATTCGGACATGGccatttgggatttgggaaaacACAGCATAATGCATCTAATGCATTCTGGCATGGCCGATTGGGATTAAGGAAAACATAGCAGTATGGTTAATGCATCTAATGCATTTGGACATAGCCGATTGGGATTATGGAAAACATAGCAGTATGATTAATGCATCTAATGCATTCGGACATGGCCGATTGGGATGCTCAGAAGTaataggaagagagagaaagagagagaggatctaGGTATGTTCGCCTGAACTTACCTTTGCTGAAGGGTGCTAGGGCCAGAGGAACTCCACCGTGCTTGGGTTGTCAAATCGCCGGACCTGCAACTGGTAACAAAATCCTAACTCTTTTTGGGGGTTTTgaggagaagaagtagaataagggtaaaatagggaTTTAAACTTAACTAAAAGGGTACAACAGTCTTTTTACTTACAAAACTAATAGTTTACTAACACTGTGAGTCATTAGGGTGTTTTTTGAAATAGTGAAACTGAGGGGGGTGATTTGATATTATTACAAATATCTaggggggtgcatgtaatttactcaaaaaaaaaaaaaaaaaaacaaaacgatTTGAAGTTTTCATCCTACCTTCCATATGAAAACTTCATCATTTTTATATTGAAGGTAATACAAGTTCTCTGCTATGCTCAAATAAAATTTGGCCAAAAGGCCAGTTCTgacccccccacccaaaaaaaagaggcaatAAAAGGCAATACCCGCCGAGCAAAATATGGAGAAAATGACTATTTGCGAAGCTTTTTGGAATCgattcagtttggtttcggttccagaGAGTGAGTGTGAGCTGGAATCAAATCGACAACTGAATCGATTCTGAAATTCGATACTCAAACCAAATCTACTTGGTTTCGGTTCTGAAATTCAACTATATAATATCATATAGCAGTATTTTAAAATCTAATACTAAAATtagtaatatatattataatatatttagtATTGTaatgtattaatatactataatatattagtatctaaattcggtttggtttggttcttgGAATTCGGTTCCTATGTTAAATCCATAACCAAATCAAGAAccaaaatgtttttgaaatctAATACTCAAACTTGATTGAATTTTATTCGGTTTGGCTCTTTTGACCTGGTTTCGGTTctaatttgacacccttaacatCATATCGCTTGCAACACACACCATCCACAAAAGGCCAAATTTTGGTGATCGTCTATTTATGACAATAAAATTTAGGAAATTATAGGATTAAACAAAATTGGGTTTTTCTTTACAAAACTATCCATTTAATGTTTAAGTTTACAAGAATACACAATTTTATAtttgggtttacaaaactaACCACTACAGTGTTTTTCTACTTTTCTTGTCAATTTTACACTTACTTCCTTCCACCTCCCCTCTGTTTGGCAACCCCTATCGTTGCACATCCCACCCTGCTAAAGGATTTGGCCACCTGCACCGATGACACACCCCTGTCACCCTCGGCTATATCCACCCAACCCACGGACCCCTTGAAGCCACATCCTGCCCCCTGCTACCCTCCCGCAACCACATCTCATCGCCCTTCACTACTCTTCCCTGCTCCAACCCAACCCTCCACTGCAACACTCCCATCCCCCGCTCTTCCTCCATCCCTTCTTCCCTCCCTGCCTGAGCAACACCACCAACcacttctctgtttttttcttcttctacctaTAATCACACTTTGTTCCTTCCTCGCCAAACACCCTACAATGGCCCGCAAACGACACACTAtctctttgttattttttttgggtttgcatcTTCACAACATTCAGCCCCCACATCACCTAGGTATGGAGGTGTCAATGAGACTGGGTTCAAAGTACTAACTTCATTTGTTGCCGCCATGGTAAACAATTGGTCATCCTAAAGGTTGGCGAAGATGAGTCTAATGTTGgagtatgtccatcaaacccggttcattttggaataaacaaatttaattttattattattgcatgaatttatttatgggcttataaatttgTTCCTTAGGTCTTCACCCAAAACAATTCTCGACTAGGGATAGACCGGACATCCTGTTCACATGGTCATTACATTGTATGTCACTAGAAAAGTTGTTTTAATGGCAAAAATGTAAGTAAAAATTATTTGTGTATTAAAAAGAAGCTAATACAAATTCTCACATGTGTTACTGCTTGTTGTATTAAGGAGAAATGCGAACTCGTCACTAGTGatcctttgacctgagagatcctTATGGTTACGGTGTTATATTGCGGGTTTGGTACACCAGTGGTTGATGTCATGTGGATTATATATCAGTGTGTTGGATTCTTAATGACGTATTATGAATGAAAAACATAcccaacatggaatccactaacTTTGACTAGGGAATATCAAGTAAAGAACATGCATGTGATCAATCGGACTGGAATCTGGATtcaatggcatttttgtaaattgtttacaaaatttaatttttatttattaaataattagtatattattttaaataatgtTTAATCACATTTTATTCGTCCTATTATGATCACATGATCTCTAATTAAATAAATGTAtgatggattggggtttggcagtattaATTACATGCCATATAGTGTCCATCATGAGATATTATTTAGTGGAGGGtcatatatatacattaaaaaaatttaattgtgCATAACATTTAATTAGGAAATTAAAATAGGTTGTTGGTCTTttaattattgtattttatttaataataaattgACTATAATTAAAGGAACCTTAAAATCCATTTTATATTCTATCTTTTCCCTCTTTAGAAGCAAGTTGGATTACAAATCAAGTTACGTCACCAATTAGTCTTCCAATCACTTTAGGAAAGTGAGAGTTAGGATTCCATTCAACCCTATATGAGTGAAATTATATATAGTAGTAACATGAGGAGGGGGTAGACAATGCTGGCcgaatttttctctctccttgctctctctctctctctctttctctctcgttAAGAGTGATTGTGGTGTTGGTGCTTTGAggttttgaatttcaaactATTGTGGTAGTTAGAGTTGATCGTTTGCTTTGATTTGGAGATTTAAGAGttgatcttcttcaaatcccaTCGTTGCTCAAGTGTGCAAGAACTATTATCTGGAGGAGAGACTTCACTTGTGGTTCTCAAGTAAACTATTTTTCCcgtttaatttttattataggAAGAGATCTCAAACTTGAATGCAAAGGTAAATACCCGATCTAGTTCCACTGCGCATTCGGGGGGTATTCTgaacttttttcccttttttattatgtcttttgtatgtggtttagtctcacattgcTCATGTAACTTTGTTATATGTTTCACTATgaatataaatagatgtgcttgtgatgataattaatcatccaagcattcatcctctaattctaatctgttaacatggtatcagagcagattttGAATTAGGGATGcccctctcttccattctccATTTCAGCCTCCTCTCTTTTCATTCTCGAgttttttcccctctcttttccccttgttcttcattcacccctattagggcagcactgatgaggtgatcaatagatccagTGGCTGCCCTCCATTACCTCATTCTATGATCAAGTTCTTTGATCGATAGGGACAATTTCACCTCTAGTTGCTGCCTACGATATTTGAAGATTCAGTTTTTTTGTGTGGA is a window encoding:
- the LOC122665476 gene encoding uncharacterized protein LOC122665476, with protein sequence MSQPPVFKRLFVSFHACTEGFKKGCRPFIGINGCHLKGKYGGVLLSVISVDKNNALFPIAFGIVEVECKNSWLFFLECLNDGLGDASHDQSLTFISDKQKRLFDAIVLKQYFLSASRAYIAIQFESEVNFIRELNNEAYQWLIKNPLSMWARHAFDDRAKSDHVTNNLSESFNQWIAELRYMPILTLVDQLRVKMMKRLYRMYKKGYDYDIHGIVTTNMKIKLDMVQQKARECIVHPSSPHTFEVQDMFQATAVTFMKGTTKQYCDTFYSVKTYMDVYSGMIQPLPDLSELKPIDPTKLVQPLILKRRPGKSHTSRKKDGDEVNNLRSKPMICSNCKQSGHNKRKCQLAPVKGTGTSTSQGDGMKRKKVNEGQDGTCNSQRITRSHASTAMTQESI